The DNA window CGGTGTAGATCTCCTGGAGCCGTTTGGTCGCGGCCGCGTCGTCCATCTCCGCGATCTCGGCCAGGAGCGGTTCGGGGTCCTCGTAGCGGGTCCACAGCCCCTCCAGGTCGAGCACACCCAACCCGCCGTGCTGTCCGATGGCGATGACGCTCTGCGGCGAGGCGACACTGTCCATGGGGCTGGCGACCAGCGGCATGTCGAACCGGTAGGCGTCGATCTGCCAGGTGAGGGACACCTCCTCCGGGTCACGGGTGCGCCTGGCCGGGACGATCCCGATGTCGTCGAGCTCGTAGGCGCGGCGTGCGTTCTTGCCCAGCCCGATCTCCGTCTGCGCCAAGGCTTCGACCCCCTCTGCTGTGTTTCACCGGCGGGACTGCCGGCGCGGTTCACCGACGGCCGAGTTTACCCGGGTGACGACCCCGTTCCCGCCCCGGTGGTGGGCACGGGCCCCGCGCTGGCCGCCGTCGGGCTGGAGTGGAGGACCTGCCGCCGGGAGGCGCTCGGGCACTCGGCGGCGGTGCGCGGAAGAGGCCGGGAGGGTCCACGACGGGCTTCTGTTCCCGTTGCCCGCTCTGTTTGGGTAGAGGCATGGACGCCACCCCCCACACGACCCCCGACCCTGACGTGGTCGCTTACGCGGAGCACGTCCTGGACCTGTACGGGGAGCCAGCGGACGGTTCCGCCACCGGTGGTCCCTACCTGCCCCAGGGCTACGGGGCCTCTCCCTCAGAGGCCGGTACTGTCCCACCGCCGCCGTACCCCGCGCCCGGGCCGGAGGGGACGAGCGGAGGAACACCGGCCGCCGGAGCGCCCGCCCTGGGTGCTCCGCCGCAGGGCGCTCCCGCTCCGGGTCCTCCCCCGCAGGGCGTTCCCGCACCGCCTCCCCGGCGCCGGCCCGGCCCTCTCAGGAGACTCTGGGACTCGGTGCGGGATCCGGAAACCGTCAGGGCCCGCGGCCGGCAGCGCCCCTACGGCGAGAACGCGTCCCAGGCGCGGCGGGATCTCACGCGCAGTCTGGAGAGCTACAGGACCGAGCCCAGCAACGACCACCATCTGGAGCTGCTCCACGACATCTCCAGGAGCCTGCACGAGCATCTCCGTGTCCAGGCGGAGGCGGCCCAGGAGCAGCGGGACCAAGCCCACCAGGCCCAACGGGACTCGACGGTGTCCCGGAGGATCGCGCTGGCCAGCATGGTCTTCGGCGCGGCGGGGTGGATCGTGGCCCTGAGCCAACTACTCCTCGACGCGTTCGGATAGCCGCGCCTTCCCGGCTACCGGCGCCCCGTCCTCAGAGGAGGGAGCCGGCACCGGCCTCACAGCTCACCGCGACGCACGCTGGCCAGGAACACGTTCCACTCCCGGGCGGGAACCGACACCCGGTCGCCCTTCCGATGCTGGGTGTCCCGCATCCACACACGCCGAGGCTGCTCCGCAACCTCAAGGCAGTTTCCGCCATCCGGCCCCGAGTAGCTGGATTGATGCTATTCAAAGCTCATCTTCAGAGTCCTTCCGGAAAAGCTCGAATCATCCCAGTCGACTCCTGTGGTGACAACGCCCCACGTTCGGTAGATGCGAAGACCGTACCGAGGACCTCAACTTCTTGGAGATCATCGGAGAGTTCTCCCCAGTGCGCTCTCTGCATAGGAAATTTCCCCCTCCACGCCCTCCAGGATGAGCTTGTCCTCGGTGGTCACCTCGGCCTGGGAATAACGGTCCTTGGAGGACGACCGGCCACGCATCTCCCCCATCGAGCACAGCGTTACTCTCGAACGCGCCTCTTTTATCCGGATTCCCTTGGAGTGGCACCATCAAGGTATGCCGATAGCGCCCCGCCTTTCCGACTCCGAAGCGGCCGCCCTGCGCAGTCTCGCCGAACGCGAGAACCGTTCGCTGCAGGACGTCGCCAGAGAGGCGATCCGCGAGTACGCGGAGAACCGCAGTAGGACTGAACTGCTCGACCAGATCCTCGATGAGGAACTCCCGCGCTACGCCGAGGCGCTGGAACGGCTCGGCCAGTGATTTATCTGATCATGCCCGGGTTTATCCACGCCGCCGAACGGACGTTCGGAGGCGAGACCGTCATCCGCAACCACGGGTTACTCGCCTCGGCACTGGCTCGACCACAGGCAACGGTCTTCGGTAAACGTGCCGACACCCGCCTGTAGGAGAAGGCCGCGGCTGTGCTCCACTCCCTGGCCCGCAACCACAGGGGAGCCGGTCCAGCTCATCGGCGGTCTCACCTTCCCCAGCACACCGGCCACGCTAAGTGCCGGGCGCGCCCCTTATCTCCCGGAGACGGCGCGCCCGACGGCACACGGCCGCCAAGGACCACGTCTCACCCCTGGTAGTTGGGGGCCTCCACCGCCATCTGGATGTCGTGCGGGTGGCTCTCCTTCAACCCGGCGGAGGTGATCTGCATGAGCTGGCCGTGCTCGCGCAGATCGGCGACGGTGCGGGTTCCGGCGTACCACATGGACTGCCGCAGCCCACCGGTGAGCTGGTGCGACACCGCGTGCAGCGGCCCCCGGTAGGGAACCTTGCCCTCGACACCCTCCGGGATGAGCTTGTCCTCGGTGGTCACCTCGGCCTGGGAGTAGCGGTCCTTGGAGAAGGAGCGGCCCCGCATCGCCCCCAGCGAGCCCATGCCCCGGTAGGTCTTGTACTGCTTGCCGTTGATGAAGATGAGCTCGCCCGGGCTCTCCTCCACACCGGCGAGCAGGCTGCCCACCATCACGGTGCTCGCGCCGGAGACGAGGGCCTTGGCGATGTCACCGGAGTACTGCAGACCGCCGTCGGCGATCAGCGGCACCCCCGCCGGCCCGGCCGCCTTGGCGCTCTCCATCACGGCGGTGACCTGCGGCGCCCCCACACCGGCGACGACCCGGGTGGTGCAGATGGAGCCCGGCCCGACACCGACCTTGACCCCGTCGGCGCCGGCGTCGATCAGCGTCTGGGCGCCGCCGCGGGTGGCGATGTTGCCGGCGACCACGTCCACACGGGAGTTGGCCTTGAGCTTGGCGACCATGTCGGCGACACCGCGCGAGTCTCCGTGGGCGGTGTCCACCGTCAGGAAGTCCACGCCCGCCTCCACCAGGGCCCGGGCACGCTGCTCCCCCTCGGGCCCCACCCCGACGGCGGCGCCGACGATGAGGCGGCCGTCGGCGTCCTTGGTGGCGTCCGGGAACTGTTCGCGTTTGATGAAGTCCTTGACGGTGATCAGCCCGCGCAGCCGGCCGCGTTCGTCCACCAGCGGCAGCTTCTCCACCTTGTTCTCGCGCAGCAGCCGGTAGGCCTCGTCCCTCTCGACGCCGACCGGTGCGGTCACCAGCGGCATCGGTGTCATGACGTCGCGGACCTCGCGGCTGCGGTCCTCCTCGAACCGCATGTCGCGGTTGGTGACCATTCCCACCAGACGCCCCTCGGCGTCGGTCACCGGTGCGCCGGAGATGCGGTAGTGGCCGCTGATCTCCTCCACGTCGGCCAGGCTGTCGTCCGGGCGGCAGGTGACCGGGTCGGTCACCATGCCCGCCTCGGAGCGTTTCACCAGGTCGACCTGGTCCGCCTGCTCCTCGGTGGTCATGTTGCGGTGCAGTACTCCGGCGCCGCCCTGGCGGGCCATGGCCACGGCCATCCGGGCCTCGGTCACCGTGTCCATCGCGGCCGACAACAACGGGATACGCAGCTCGATATTGCGCGAGAGGCGCGTTCCGGTGTCGGCTTCGCCCGGCTGCAGGTCCGAATAGGACGGCACCAGCAGAACGTCGTCGTAGGTGAGCCCCGGCGGCAGCACCTTGCCGCCCTCCCCAGTGAACAGCTGCGTCATCAGCATCTCCAACCACTCGCGCCTGTAGTCTCATCCTAGGACGCCAGTGGAGGGGTGCGGTGCCCAATCCCGAGGTCGTGACCGCCGGAGGCGTGTGGGCACGGCCACCCGCCGGCGCCGGTCAGCCGAGCCGGTCGAGGGGACCGCTCGCCGCCAGGTGGCGCAGCCGGGTGAGGGCGCGGTGCTGGGCGACCCGCACCGCCCCGGCGGACATGCCCAGGGCGTGGCCGGTCTCGTCTGCTGTGAGTCCCGCGATCACCCGCAGCACCAGCAGCCGCCGCTGCTGGTCGGGGAGTTCGTCCAGCAGGTCGCGCGCGTGTTGGGAGTCGAGGGCGCGGACCGTGGCCTCCTCCGGGCCGGGCCGTTCGTCGGGGTGGTCGGGGACGGTGTCGGTGGGGAGGTCGGCGCGGGAGGTCTTGCGTAGCGCGTCGGCGACCTTGTGTGAGGCGATGCCGTAGACGAACGTCGCGAACGGGCGCCCCATGTCCTGGTAGCGCGGCAGCGCGGTGAGCAGCGCGATGCACACTTCCTGGGCGACGTCGTCGGAGTGGTGGGTGGCGCCGGAGACGCGTGCCAGGCGTGCCCTGCAGTAGTTGAGGACCATGGGGCGGACCTCCCGGATGAGGGAGTCCACCGCACCGTGCTCGCCCCGGAGCGCACGCGAGGTCAGGCGGTTGAGTTCCGTGTCGTTCGTTTCGCGCCGGGTGGGCGTTCGTTTGGCGCGGCCGTCCCGCGCGGCGCGTCGATCGGTCACATCTGGAATGGTGCCCCGCACAGTGGACTCACCCGGCACAGTCAGAGGCTACAGAATGGTCACATTTCACTGTAAGGGCGGAAACACACACGTGTGCCCCGGGAGTGTTCCCGGGACACACATGGTAGGAGCTCACGGCTCGGCGGGCGCTGTGCCGCGCTGCCGCGCCGGAGGTATCAGTGGCCGTGTCCGTGACCGGACTCGGACTCCTCCTCTTCCGGCTTGTCCACGACCAGCGCCTCGGTGGTGAGCAGCATGCCGGCGATGGACGCGGCGTTCTCCACCGCGGAACGGCTGACCTTGACCGGGTCGATGATGCCCTGGCTCATCAGGTCGGCGTACTCGCCGGTGGCGGCGTTGTAGCCCTGGCCCTTGCCGAGCTCGGCGATCTTGTGCGTGACGACGTAGCCCTCGGCGCCGGTGTTCTCCGCGATCCAGCGGGCCGGCTCCTGCAGCGCGCGGCGCACGATGGCCGCGCCGGTGGCCTCGTCGCCCTCCAGGTCGATCCCGTCGAGCGCGGAGGCGGCGTGCACCAGGGAGGCACCGCCGCCGGAGATGATGCCCTCCTCGATCGCGGCGCGGGTGGCCGAGATCGCGTCCTCCAGACGGTGCTTCTTCTCCTTGAGCTCGACCTCGGTGGCGGCACCCACGCGCAGGACGGAGACGCCGCCGGCGAGCTTGGCGAGCCGCTCCTGCAGCTTCTCCCGGTCCCAGTCGGAGTCGCTGGCCTCGATCTCCTTCTTGATCTGGCGGACCCGGTCGTCCACGTCGGCCTGGTTGCCCGAGCCGTCCACGATCGTGGTGTCGTCCTTGGTGACCGTGATGCGGCGGGCGTTGCCCAGCACGTCGAGGTCGGCGTTCTCCAGGGTGAGGCCGACCTCCTCGGCGATGACCTGGCCGCCGGTGAGGGTGGCGATGTCCTGCAGCATCGCCTTGCGGCGCTCGCCGAAGCCGGGCGCCTTCACCGCGGCGACGTTGAGCTGGCCACGGATCTTGTTCAGCACGAGCGCCGCCAGGGCGTCACCCTCGATGTCCTCGGCGATGATCAGCAGCGGCTTCTTGCTCTGGGCGGCCTTCTCCAGCAGCGGGAGCAGCTCGTTCAGGTTGGAGATCTTGCCCTGGTTGATCAGGATGTTCGCGTCCTCGAGCACCACTTCCTGGCGCTCGTTGTCGGTCACGAAGTAGGGCGAGACGTAGCCCTTGTCGAACTGCATCCCCTCGGTGAAGTCGAGGTCCAGCCCGAACGTGGGCGACTCCTCCACGGTGATGACGCCGTCCTTGCCGACCTTGTCGAAGGCCTCGGCGATCATGTCACCGATCTGCTCGTCCTGAGCGGAGTTGGTGGCCACGTAGGCGATGTCACCGCGCTCCTCCACGGAGCGGGCGTTGTTCACCAGCGTCTCGGAGACGGCGCGCGCGGCGGCGTCGATGCCGCTCTTCAGCGACATCGGGGAGGCGCCGGCCGCCACGCTGCGCAGGCCCTGGTGCACCAGCGCCTGAGCGAGAACGGTGGCGGTGGTGGTGCCGTCGCCGGCGGCGTCGTTGGTCTTGGTGGCGACCTCCTTGACGAGCTGAGCGCCGAGGTCCTCGTAGGAGTCCTCCAGCTCGATCTCACGCGCGACGGTCACGCCGTCGTTGGTGATGGTGGGTGCGCCGTACTGCTTGTCGATCACGACGTTGCGGCCGCTGGGGCCCAGGGTCACCTTGACGGAGTCGGCGAGGTGGTCCACACCCCGCTCGAGGGCGCGGCGGGCCTCGTCCTCGAATTCCAGGATCTTCGGCATAGTTACGAGTCCTCGCAAGTACGTGGGAATCAAAAACCGCCCCGCCCGGCGTCGCGCCGGCCGGGGCGGGAGGTCATGTCAATGACGCCGGGAAGCGCGGTCGGCGCTACTTCTCGACGACCGCCAGCAGGTCGCGGGCGGAGAGCACGAGGTAGTCCTCGTTGTCGTACTTGACCTCGGTGCCGCCGTACTTGCTGTACAGGACGATGTCACCGACCTTGACGTCCAGCGGGGTGCGGTTGCCGCTGTCGTCCAGGCGGCCCGGCCCCACGGCCAGAACCTCGCCCTCCTGCGGCTTCTCCTTCGCGGTGTCCGGGATGACGAGGCCGGACGCGGTGGTCTCCTCGGCCTCGAGCGTCTTGACAACGACGCGGTCGTCAAGGGGCTTGAGTACGGTCTTGGTGGCGGTCGACACGGTTGTGACCTCCCCCTCCATGGTCAATGATCCGAAACGGCACGCTAGCTAAATGGGGCGACCACGGCGGCCTGCCGTCGCGGGTGCCAGACCGGCCTCGTCGCGATTAGCACTCTACCTTGGCGAGTGCCAGTATGGAACATTAGTCGGGCCCACACGGCTCGTCAAACAGCGGATAACAGGAGAGCAACCCGGTGACGAGCGACCCATCAGCGGCACTGCAGGCCCTGCGCACCCCGGATGGGCAGCGGCTACTCGGCGCGGTGAGCGCCGCGGACGCCGCGGCCGATCCCCTGGCTGCGGCGACCCGACTGCGCCGCGATCCCCACGCGCGCGCGGCCGCCGGCGACGACGGCGCCGACGACGTGGCCGCGGCGGCGCTGACCCAGATCCGGCTGCGGGACCGGGCACGCGCGAAGTTCGGCGATGAGGCCGAGGCGATGTACTTCACCACCGACGGGTTGGAGCAGGCCACCCGCCTGACCGTGGCCCGGCACCGGGCCGGGAGGTTCGCCTCCGCCCTGGCACCGGGTTCGCTCGTCGCGGACGTGTGCTGCGGCATCGGCGCCGACACGCTCAGCATGGCGCGTGCGGGACTGGCGGTGGAGGGCGTCGACAGCGACCCGCACACCGTGGCCGTCGCCAACGCCAACATCGACGCGTGGGGCGTGGGCCAACGCGCCACGGCACGCGTGGCCGACGCGGAGGCGCTCGACGCGGGCGCCTACGACGCCGTGTTCTGCGACCCGGCCCGCCGGGGCCAACGGGGCCGGGTGTTCGACCCCGACGCCTACTCGCCGCCGTGGTCGACCGTGCTCGGGCTCGCCCGCGGCGCGCGCGCCGCCTGTGTGAAGGCCGCCCCCGGGATACCGCACGAACGCGTCCCCGAGGGGGCCCACGCGGAGTGGGTCTCGGTCAACGGGGAGGTGAAGGAGGCGGCCCTGTGGTTCGGCGCCCTGGGTGGTTCCGGGCGCCGGGCCACACTGCTGCGGGAGGGCTCCGCGGAGCCCGCGACACTCACCAGCGCGGCCGAGGAGGACTCCGCGCCCGTGGCCGCGCCCGGACGCTACCTGTACGAACCCGACGGCGCGGTGGTGCGCGCGCACCTCGTGGCGGCCGCCGCCCGCGAGGTCGACGGAGCCCTGCTGGACCCGCACATCGCCTACATCACCGCCGACCGGCTCGTGGCCACCCCGTTCTGCCGGGCCTACGAGGTCACCGACGTACTGCCGTTCTCGGCCAAACGGCTCCGGGCCGTGCTGCGGGAGCGGAGGGTCGGGACGGTAACGATTAAGAAACGCGGTTCGGCCGTGGACGTGGACAAGCTCCGCCGCGACCTCAAACCCTCCGGGCCGAACTCCGCCGTTGTGGTCCTCACCAGGATCGACGACCGCCCGGTGTGCCTGCTCTGCAAAGACGCCGCCTCCGCCCGGTGACGACGTGTCCGGGGTCACCGGCCGCCGCGGGCGTGACCGCGCCCCGGCGGCGTACTAACGTGACTCACGCGGGCGGCTGCGAAAATCCCGGATCTTTGGCACTTGGCCCAGGCAGCCAGGGCCTGTGTCGTTAAACTGGCCCCGCTGAATCCTTCCCCTCTCATCGCGGGTTTGTCCGACGGAACCACCGGGCGGTCGACAACAAGTGGAGTGTTCGCCATACGTCGTCGCTGCACCATCACGGAACGCCAGGGAACAGCTCCCGCCTGTGGCGCCCGCGCCGGTGCGCTCCCGGAGCCCGCCGGGATCCGTCGAGAACACCATCCATCCGCGGCCGAAACCGGATGGGCGTCAGACCAAAAGGAGCACCTCGGTGGAACAGACCAACCAGGACTTCCTCAACGGAGGAGGCCAGACCGGGATCTCCGACCGAATGCGGGATCTCCTGTCCCGAGCCGCGCAGGACCAGGCCTCCGAGCAGAAAACGCAGGGGGCGGTCAGCGAGGAGATGCGCCAGCGGCTCGAGGGCATGGAGTGGCTGCTGCGCGAGTTCCGCGAGCGTGAGTTCGCGGCGCTGTCCGAATCGGTCGCGACGATCCAGACCCGTGTGGACGAGCTCGCCTCGCGCCCGCCGGAGTGGGCCGAGACGCTGGCGGAGCACATCGAGTCGGTCGGTGAGCGGGTCAAGCCCCTCAGCGAGATCCCGTCGATGCGGGAGGACATCCACGGCATCGCCGGGAACCTGGAGACCACGCTCTCCCGGCTGCAGACGGTCGCCGACGCGGGCGAGCGGACCGAGAGCCAGATCGAGGCGCTGACCACCCGCGTGGAGGAGCTCGCTTCCAACGTGCAGGAGCGGTTCGCGCGGCTCGACGAGGCGATGGCCTCGCTCACCTCCCGCGCCGAGGCGCTGGAGAGCTCCCTGAGCACCACCACCGAGCGTCTGGACTCCCACCACGAGACGTTGACCACGACGATCTCCGAGGGCCGGGAAGCGCTGGAGCAGGCCGTCAGCGACGGCAAGGAAGCCCTGGCGGCCACCGTCAACGAACGCCACGACACCCTCGCGACAACCCTCCAGGACCAACACACCACCGTCACCAACAAACTCGACACCACCGAAGAAAACCTCCGCACCACCACCAACGAGACCCACACCGCCCTCACCAACAAACTCGACGAGAACCGGGCGGCGCTGGAGCAGGCCGTCAGCGACGGCAAAGAGGCCCTGGCGGCCACCGTCAACGAACGCCACGACACCCTCGCGACAACCCTCCAGGACCAACACACCACCGTCACCAACAAACTCGACACCACCGAAGAAAACCTCCGCACCACCACCAACGAGACCCACACCGCCCTCACCAACAAACTCGACGAGGTCAACAACGCCCTCGCGGCCAAGGCCGACGAGCAGCACGAGGCGGTGGCGTCCAAGGTCTCCGAGGGGGTCAGCCGCCTCAGCACGCAGGCCGAGGAGAACCACGCGGAGGCCACGGCCGCGGTCGCCGACGCGAACAACGCCGTCGGCAAGCTCACCGAGACCACCGAGGAGAAACTCGGGGAACTGCGCGGCCAGCTGCAGGACCGGCTCACCGAGCTCAACGAGCAGCTGGAACTGCACCGCGCCGACGTGCGGGACCGCGACGACCAGCACCGCGAACACCTGGCCGCCAAGCTGGAGGAGAACACCCAGAGCCTGCGCGCCAAGGCCGAGGAGGACCTCGCCGCGACCACCGCGGCCCTCGAGGAGCTGCGCGGGTCGGTGGAGGAGAGCGTCAACACGCTCAACACCAGGACCGACGAGCAGCACACCGTCGTCACCGGACTGTTCGAGGAGCACCGGAGCTCGGTGCACGAACGGCTCGACCAGCACGAGAAGGACCTCACGGAGAAGGTCGACCAGCACGGCAAGGGGATCACCGAGAAGGTCGACCAGCACTTCACCAGCCTCAGCGGCGACTTCGAGCACAAACTCGGCCGGCTGAGCGAACGGTTCGACACCTTCGAGGGACACTTCGACGGCAGCTTCGAAGGTGTGGAGGGCAAGGTCGACGGTGTCGACGGACGACTCGACGGCATCAACGGGCGCCTGGAAGGCATCGAGGGCCGGGTCAACGGCGTCGAGGGCCAGTTCGAAGGGGTCAACGGCCACATCACCGGTGTGGACGGCCGGCTGGAGGCGGTCGACGACCGGCTGGAGGCGCTCAACCAGCGCCTCAGCCAGCTCCCCGCGAACATGGAGGTCAGCGAGCTGCACCGCCGGCTCACCGAACTTGCGGAGCGCCCGCAGGTCGACCACTCCGACAAGCTCGCCGCGATCGACCAGCGGCTGGTGGACTCCCTCGAACCGCTGATGCGTGAGCTGCAGTCCCGGCCCGACCGGCACGAGTTCGAGGAGACGGTCAGCGACACGGTGGAGACGTCGCACGACGACATCACCAAGCGCCTGGCGTCGCTGGAGGAGACCATGCTCGCCCTCGCCGAGGCGCTGCTGCGGCCGGGCGACCGGAAGAAGAAGCGCCGCAAGGACGACGAGGACGAGGACGACGACGAGTAGAGGAACCCGACTCGTCGCTTCCGACGCTCACGGCAGGGGCCGGCCCGCGCGGTCGGCCCCCTCGCGTGTCACCCCCCGCCGGCGGGACCCGTGCGCCGGCCGGTGCACGCCGCGCGGGCGGTGCGGATCATCCCGCCAGCGGCCGTTCCACCGGCAGGGAGGTGTCGGTGGCCAGATCCAGCGGTGACGGGGGGAAACCGGCCGCGACGATGTCGGCCCCGAGCGCGGCGATCATCGCCCCGTTGTCGGTGCACAGCCGCGGCCGGGGAATCCGCAGCTCCACCCCGGTCTCGGCGCAGCGCTGGCCCGCGAGGTCGCGCAGCCGCGAGTTCGCCGCCACACCCCCGCTGATCACCAGGTGCCCCACGCCGTACTCCACGCACGCGTCCACGGCCTTGCGGGTGAGCACGTCCACCACGGACTCCTGGAACGCCCCCGCGATGTCGGGCACGGACGGCTGGAGGCCGTTGCTCTGCCCGTCCTCCACCTGCCGCGCCACCGCGGTCTTCAGACCGGAGAACGAGAAGTCGTAGCTGCCGTCCCCCAGCTTGCCGCGCGGGAACCGGAGCGCCAGCGGGTCGCCCTCCCGGGCAGCGCGGTCGATCGGCGGACCGCCCGGGTACGGCAGCCCCAGCAGCCGCGCCACCTTGTCGTAGGCCTCGCCGGCGGCGTCGTCCACCGTGTCGCCGAGCAGCCGCACGTCCGTGGCGACGTCCCGCACCAGCAGCAGCGAGGTGTGCCCGCCGGAGACCAGCAGCGCGACGCAGGGGGTGGGCAGGGGGCCGTGCTCCAGCTGGTCGACCGCCACGTGCCCGAGCAGGTGGTTCACGCCGTAGAGCGGTTTGTCCAGCGCCAACGCGTAGGCCTTCGCCGCCGACACGCCCACCAGCAGCGCTCCCGCCAGCCCGGGGCCGGCGGTGACGGCGATCGCGTCCACGTCCTCGAGGCGCGCGCCCGCGCTGTCCAGCGCCCGCTCCACGGTGGGTGACATCGCCTCGAGGTGGGCGCGGCTGGCCACCTCCGGCACGACCCCGCCGAACCGGGCGTGCTGCTCGACGCTGGAGGCGACCTCGTCGCTGAGAAGCTCGCACCCGCGCACGAGACCGACACCGGTCTCGTCGCAGGAGGTCTCGATACCCAGAACCAGCGGGTGACCGTCGTTACTGGCCATGGTGACTCCCCTCGGAGGGTCGTTCCTGTTCCGGTGCGGTACGGCGCATCACGATCGCGTCCGCGTCCCGGTAGTAGTTGCGTCGCGTCCCGATCTCGGTGAAACCGAACCGCCGGTAGAGTTCCTGCGCCCGGGGGTTGTCCGAGCGCACCTCCAGGAAGACCTCGGTCAGTTCCTCCTGGCGGGCCCGGTCGAGCAGCCCGGTCAGCAGGGCGGCACCGATCCCCCGGCCCCACTGGGCGGACGACACCGCGATCGTCTGCACGTCGCCCTCCGGCGGGACCATGCGCAGCCCGGCGTAGCCGAGGATCTCGCCGCGTTCCGGGTTGCCCGGACGTCCCGGAAGGACCATGCGCTCGCCCGGGTCCGGTTGGACGGCCACGATGTAGTAGCGGGTGGGCTCGGCCACCTCCGAGCGCAGCATCCCCTCGGTCCAGGCCTCGCCGTGGAACACGGCGCGTTCCAGCTCCATCACCGCGGCGACGTCCTCGTCGGCCATCCGGCGCAGTTCGTAGTCGGGGGTGGCGTCCGTCACTGTCGCACCTTCTTGGGGGAGCCCGGCTGGGCGGCGTCGGGTCTGCGGAGGTAGAGCGGCCGTGCGGCGGGAAGCTCCTCCCCGGCATTCAGCCGGCCGAGCGCGACCTCGCCCAGGGCGGCGGCCGAGGGGTACAGCGGCTCGGCGTCCTCGGCGGACACGCCGAACACGTCGGCGTGGAGCCACGCGCCGTGGCCCACTACCGGGAGGCCGCCGGTGGCGACGTCGGCGGGACGGTCGACGGCGATCTCGCCCGTGCGGGTGGCCGCGTTGGCGTAGTGCGCCCAGAACACCTCCTTGCGGCGGGCGTCGCTGACCGCGATGAACGGTTCCCGCCGCCCGGAGGCGAACGCGACCGCGTCCAGGGTGGGAACCCCGTGGCACGGGATACCGAGGGAACCGGCGAGCGCCTGGGCGGTGGCCAACCCCACACGCAGCCCGGTGTAGGGGCCGGGCCCGATACCGACGGCGACGTGGGTGAGGTCGCCCGGGGAGGCGCCCGCCTCGTCGAGGACCCGCCGGATGGTCGGGGTCAGCAGCTCACCGTGGCGGCGGGCGTCCACCGAGGAGGCGCTCGCGCGCACGTTGACGTTCTTCCCGTCGTCCGCGCATACCGCTGCGGTCACGGCGGGGGTAGCGGTGTCGAAAGCCAGAAGCAG is part of the Haloactinospora alba genome and encodes:
- the groES gene encoding co-chaperone GroES; the encoded protein is MSTATKTVLKPLDDRVVVKTLEAEETTASGLVIPDTAKEKPQEGEVLAVGPGRLDDSGNRTPLDVKVGDIVLYSKYGGTEVKYDNEDYLVLSARDLLAVVEK
- a CDS encoding class I SAM-dependent methyltransferase; the protein is MTSDPSAALQALRTPDGQRLLGAVSAADAAADPLAAATRLRRDPHARAAAGDDGADDVAAAALTQIRLRDRARAKFGDEAEAMYFTTDGLEQATRLTVARHRAGRFASALAPGSLVADVCCGIGADTLSMARAGLAVEGVDSDPHTVAVANANIDAWGVGQRATARVADAEALDAGAYDAVFCDPARRGQRGRVFDPDAYSPPWSTVLGLARGARAACVKAAPGIPHERVPEGAHAEWVSVNGEVKEAALWFGALGGSGRRATLLREGSAEPATLTSAAEEDSAPVAAPGRYLYEPDGAVVRAHLVAAAAREVDGALLDPHIAYITADRLVATPFCRAYEVTDVLPFSAKRLRAVLRERRVGTVTIKKRGSAVDVDKLRRDLKPSGPNSAVVVLTRIDDRPVCLLCKDAASAR
- a CDS encoding ribbon-helix-helix domain-containing protein codes for the protein MPIAPRLSDSEAAALRSLAERENRSLQDVAREAIREYAENRSRTELLDQILDEELPRYAEALERLGQ
- the shbA gene encoding RNA polymerase sigma factor ShbA, with product MTDRRAARDGRAKRTPTRRETNDTELNRLTSRALRGEHGAVDSLIREVRPMVLNYCRARLARVSGATHHSDDVAQEVCIALLTALPRYQDMGRPFATFVYGIASHKVADALRKTSRADLPTDTVPDHPDERPGPEEATVRALDSQHARDLLDELPDQQRRLLVLRVIAGLTADETGHALGMSAGAVRVAQHRALTRLRHLAASGPLDRLG
- the groL gene encoding chaperonin GroEL (60 kDa chaperone family; promotes refolding of misfolded polypeptides especially under stressful conditions; forms two stacked rings of heptamers to form a barrel-shaped 14mer; ends can be capped by GroES; misfolded proteins enter the barrel where they are refolded when GroES binds) yields the protein MPKILEFEDEARRALERGVDHLADSVKVTLGPSGRNVVIDKQYGAPTITNDGVTVAREIELEDSYEDLGAQLVKEVATKTNDAAGDGTTTATVLAQALVHQGLRSVAAGASPMSLKSGIDAAARAVSETLVNNARSVEERGDIAYVATNSAQDEQIGDMIAEAFDKVGKDGVITVEESPTFGLDLDFTEGMQFDKGYVSPYFVTDNERQEVVLEDANILINQGKISNLNELLPLLEKAAQSKKPLLIIAEDIEGDALAALVLNKIRGQLNVAAVKAPGFGERRKAMLQDIATLTGGQVIAEEVGLTLENADLDVLGNARRITVTKDDTTIVDGSGNQADVDDRVRQIKKEIEASDSDWDREKLQERLAKLAGGVSVLRVGAATEVELKEKKHRLEDAISATRAAIEEGIISGGGASLVHAASALDGIDLEGDEATGAAIVRRALQEPARWIAENTGAEGYVVTHKIAELGKGQGYNAATGEYADLMSQGIIDPVKVSRSAVENAASIAGMLLTTEALVVDKPEEEESESGHGHGH
- the guaB gene encoding IMP dehydrogenase — encoded protein: MTQLFTGEGGKVLPPGLTYDDVLLVPSYSDLQPGEADTGTRLSRNIELRIPLLSAAMDTVTEARMAVAMARQGGAGVLHRNMTTEEQADQVDLVKRSEAGMVTDPVTCRPDDSLADVEEISGHYRISGAPVTDAEGRLVGMVTNRDMRFEEDRSREVRDVMTPMPLVTAPVGVERDEAYRLLRENKVEKLPLVDERGRLRGLITVKDFIKREQFPDATKDADGRLIVGAAVGVGPEGEQRARALVEAGVDFLTVDTAHGDSRGVADMVAKLKANSRVDVVAGNIATRGGAQTLIDAGADGVKVGVGPGSICTTRVVAGVGAPQVTAVMESAKAAGPAGVPLIADGGLQYSGDIAKALVSGASTVMVGSLLAGVEESPGELIFINGKQYKTYRGMGSLGAMRGRSFSKDRYSQAEVTTEDKLIPEGVEGKVPYRGPLHAVSHQLTGGLRQSMWYAGTRTVADLREHGQLMQITSAGLKESHPHDIQMAVEAPNYQG